A part of Miscanthus floridulus cultivar M001 chromosome 6, ASM1932011v1, whole genome shotgun sequence genomic DNA contains:
- the LOC136457695 gene encoding uncharacterized protein, giving the protein MEVLLSVLAEFIGYIKSKHSRMDQSRGLLRQLVRAVVDAAEGGAGAAVRDESFSASLQVSRSEALRGQEVLDAAAVASSARRFLAALFVCSAEVDRLTKAVEDDIFVRVLSLDAARAAATEDDMDVDRDAAATEDYMDVDGRPEPGARHRKEGSGRSCASAGSVAALLPSPGAKRKRVCGGGEVDTVQPQKRRLLAWTRSHQRLRSGFGRVSSAARKPPPAALPRSRTARTVALAYSRFRRRIGRPTTTRHRPQPSLGQHLSRITL; this is encoded by the coding sequence ATGGAGGTCCTCTTATCGGTGCTGGCCGAGTTCATCGGCTACATTAAGTCGAAGCACTCACGGATGGACCAGAGCCGGGGCCTCCTGCGCCAGCTGGTGCGCGCGGTGGTCGACGCCGCCGAGGGCGGCGCGGGGGCGGCCGTGCGGGACGAGTCGTTCTCGGCCTCGCTGCAGGTGTCCCGATCCGAGGCGCTGCGGGGGCAGGAGGTGCTCGACGCCGCGGCCGTCGCCAGCTCCGCCCGCCGCTTCCTTGCGGCGCTCTTTGTCTGCAGCGCCGAGGTGGACCGCCTCACGAAGGCCGTCGAGGACGACATATTCGTCAGGGTTCTCAGCCTGGACGCCGCCCGGGCCGCCGCCACGGAGGACGACATGGACGTCGACAGGGACGCCGCCGCCACGGAGGACTACATGGACGTCGACGGGCGCCCGGAGCCCGGTGCTCGCCACCGGAAGGAGGGGAGCGGCCGCAGCTGCGCGTCCGCGGGCTCCGTCGCGGCCCTCCTCCCCTCGCCTGGCGCCAAGAGAAAACGCGTGTGTGGCGGCGGCGAGGTCGACACGGTGCAGCCACAGAAGCGGCGGCTCCTGGCGTGGACGCGGTCGCACCAGCGGCTCCGGTCCGGCTTCGGCAGGGTCTCCTCCGCAGCTCGtaagccgccgccggcggcgttgCCTCGCTCGCGTACGGCTCGGACGGTGGCATTGGCGTATTCTAGGTTTCGACGCCGCATCGGAAGGCCGACGACGACGAGGCACCGGCCGCAGCCCAGTCTCGGACAACACTTGTCGCGGATTACGTTGTAG